Proteins encoded in a region of the Nocardia asteroides genome:
- a CDS encoding VOC family protein, protein METDNDWPDSLRVAQVRIARPTDRLDEVVRFYVEGLGLRELYRFRNHAGYDGVMLGLPGAAYHLEFTTHADGSPGDAPSAENLLVLYFEGESQMYDAAQRLGEFGVEPVRAENPFWAANGGLTFPDPDGWRVILMPRPVF, encoded by the coding sequence ATGGAGACCGACAACGACTGGCCGGACTCGCTGCGCGTCGCGCAGGTCCGGATCGCTCGCCCCACCGACCGGCTCGACGAGGTGGTGCGGTTCTATGTCGAAGGGCTCGGCCTGCGCGAGCTCTACCGCTTCCGGAACCACGCGGGATATGACGGGGTGATGCTCGGATTGCCCGGGGCCGCATACCATCTGGAATTCACCACGCACGCGGACGGCAGCCCCGGCGATGCGCCGAGCGCGGAGAACCTGCTGGTGCTCTACTTCGAGGGCGAGTCGCAGATGTACGACGCGGCGCAGCGGCTCGGCGAGTTCGGCGTGGAACCGGTGCGGGCGGAGAATCCGTTCTGGGCCGCCAACGGCGGCTTGACCTTTCCCGATCCGGACGGCTGGCGGGTCATCCTGATGCCGCGGCCGGTCTTCTGA
- the metE gene encoding 5-methyltetrahydropteroyltriglutamate--homocysteine S-methyltransferase, translated as MVNVTDGYGSSILGYPRIGPHRELKRALEAYWHGSLDREELLAVGREIQETQFNELAATGLTQVPGNTFSFYDHVLDNALLFGAVPRRFEPYREGMHPLDFYFLMARGRPDLPPLELVRFFGTNYHYRQPEVDAETEFSLHPEALLDEFDRAKAVDIELRPVVLGPVSLLLLSKAGHIPGESGGFDTISLLDKLLPVYEELFEILAKRGATCVQLDEPAFTSERTPAELAAFEAVYQRLAKAPLRPRMLVTGQYGDFGEALTILASTNVEAIGLDLASYRMRPEDLAEIPGIRRKRLYAGVISGRNVWRADRYVTLEYLNELAKVCPDLVVSTGTTLLHVPYDLLIEYDIEGHVADRLAFAKQKVGEVVSLAKALTEGPSDKWRKRPTEVHFKQKHAVRQRVYAVTPDMRSREPYEVRREAQQRKLNLPPVPTTTLGSFPQTARIRQARYELGEGRLSYEEYRKRIEAEIESTIRLQEDIGLDVLVHGEHERNDMIQYFAELLDGFATTHFGWVQVYGSRCVRPPIIYGDVSRPAPMSVEWISYAQSLTDKPVKGMVTGPVTMIARSFVRQDQPLHETADQVALAIRDEVVDLEKAGISIIQVDEPAIREMLPLRPEGRAEYLRWAIGAFRLATSGVRAETQIHTHIGYSGRAEVVEAIDELDADVTAIVATRSIEWVLRALKEDCASGHGLSHGVGPGVYESRSARIPDIDELDELLTAAAEAVTPQRLWANPDGGLKTRHYWQLEPSLRNMVAAARRVRRRAAAAE; from the coding sequence ATGGTGAACGTGACCGACGGCTACGGGTCGAGCATTCTCGGCTATCCCAGGATCGGACCGCACCGCGAGCTCAAGCGGGCGCTGGAGGCCTACTGGCACGGTTCGCTCGATCGCGAGGAACTGCTGGCGGTCGGTCGGGAGATCCAGGAGACCCAGTTCAACGAGCTGGCGGCCACCGGCCTGACCCAGGTGCCCGGCAACACCTTCTCGTTCTACGACCACGTGCTGGACAACGCGCTGCTGTTCGGCGCGGTGCCCAGGCGGTTCGAGCCCTACCGCGAGGGCATGCACCCGCTGGACTTCTACTTCCTGATGGCCCGCGGCCGTCCGGACCTGCCGCCGCTCGAGCTGGTCCGTTTCTTCGGCACGAACTACCACTACCGCCAGCCGGAAGTGGACGCCGAGACCGAGTTCTCGCTGCATCCCGAGGCTTTGCTCGACGAGTTCGACCGCGCGAAGGCCGTCGACATCGAGCTGCGGCCGGTCGTCCTCGGCCCCGTGTCGTTGCTGCTGCTGTCCAAGGCCGGGCACATCCCCGGCGAGTCGGGCGGATTCGACACCATCAGCCTGCTGGACAAGCTGCTGCCGGTCTACGAGGAACTGTTCGAGATCCTCGCCAAGCGCGGCGCCACCTGCGTGCAGCTGGACGAGCCCGCGTTCACCAGTGAGCGCACGCCCGCCGAACTGGCCGCGTTCGAGGCCGTCTATCAGCGGCTGGCGAAGGCGCCGCTGCGCCCGCGCATGCTGGTCACCGGCCAGTACGGCGATTTCGGTGAGGCGCTGACCATTCTCGCGAGCACCAACGTCGAGGCGATCGGCCTCGACCTCGCCAGCTACCGGATGCGGCCGGAGGATCTGGCCGAGATTCCCGGCATCCGGCGCAAGCGCCTGTACGCGGGTGTGATCAGCGGCCGCAACGTGTGGCGCGCCGACCGCTACGTCACGCTGGAATACCTCAACGAATTGGCCAAGGTGTGCCCGGACCTGGTCGTCTCCACCGGCACCACGCTGCTGCACGTGCCCTACGACCTGCTGATCGAGTACGACATCGAGGGGCACGTCGCCGACCGGCTCGCCTTCGCCAAACAGAAGGTGGGCGAGGTGGTCTCGCTGGCCAAGGCGCTCACCGAGGGCCCATCGGACAAGTGGCGCAAGCGCCCGACCGAGGTGCACTTCAAGCAGAAGCACGCGGTGCGGCAGCGGGTGTACGCGGTCACCCCGGACATGCGCTCGCGTGAACCCTACGAGGTCCGCAGGGAAGCCCAGCAGCGCAAGCTGAATCTGCCTCCGGTGCCGACGACCACGCTCGGGTCCTTCCCGCAGACCGCCCGGATCCGTCAGGCGCGCTACGAACTCGGTGAGGGCCGGTTGTCCTACGAGGAGTACCGCAAGCGGATCGAGGCCGAGATCGAGTCGACGATCCGGCTGCAAGAGGACATCGGCCTGGACGTGCTGGTGCACGGCGAGCATGAGCGCAACGACATGATCCAGTACTTCGCCGAGTTGCTCGACGGCTTCGCGACCACGCACTTCGGCTGGGTGCAGGTGTACGGATCCCGCTGCGTGCGGCCGCCGATCATCTACGGCGACGTGTCGCGCCCGGCGCCGATGTCGGTGGAGTGGATCAGCTACGCGCAGTCGCTCACCGACAAGCCGGTCAAGGGCATGGTCACCGGGCCGGTCACCATGATCGCCCGCTCTTTCGTCCGGCAGGACCAGCCGCTGCACGAGACCGCCGATCAAGTGGCGCTGGCCATTCGCGACGAGGTGGTGGACCTGGAGAAGGCGGGCATATCGATCATCCAGGTCGACGAGCCCGCGATCCGCGAGATGCTGCCGTTGCGGCCGGAGGGCCGCGCGGAGTACCTGCGCTGGGCGATCGGCGCGTTTCGGCTGGCCACCTCCGGGGTGCGGGCCGAGACTCAGATCCACACGCACATCGGCTATTCCGGCCGTGCCGAGGTGGTCGAGGCGATCGATGAACTCGACGCCGACGTCACCGCCATCGTGGCCACGCGCTCCATCGAGTGGGTGCTGCGGGCGCTGAAGGAGGACTGCGCCTCCGGGCACGGCCTGAGCCACGGCGTCGGGCCCGGCGTGTACGAGAGCCGTTCCGCGCGCATCCCGGACATCGACGAGCTGGACGAATTGCTCACCGCGGCGGCCGAAGCCGTGACACCGCAACGGTTGTGGGCCAATCCGGACGGTGGCCTGAAGACCCGGCACTACTGGCAGCTCGAACCGTCGCTGCGCAACATGGTCGCCGCGGCTCGGCGCGTCCGCAGGCGCGCGGCGGCCGCCGAGTGA
- a CDS encoding 3-hydroxybutyryl-CoA dehydrogenase, which translates to MSSEKIQRVGVIGAGQMGAGIAEVCARAHIDVLVFEQTRELAAAGRARILRSLDRGVSSGKITEREREQAAWRLRFTSDLGDFADRQLVVEAVLEDEKVKTSIFAELDKVVTDPSAVLASNTSSIPIMKIAVATANPERVVGMHFFNPVPVLPLVELVTTLKTSESVSVRAEAFAGDVLGKQVVRSADRSGFVVNALLVPYLLSAIRMVESGFATKEDVDKAMVLGCAHPMGPLALTDLVGLDTVKSIADSMYAEFKEPLYSAPPLLMRMVEAGLLGKKTGAGFYQYRA; encoded by the coding sequence GTGAGCAGCGAAAAGATCCAACGCGTCGGTGTTATCGGCGCCGGCCAGATGGGCGCCGGAATCGCGGAGGTGTGTGCCAGGGCGCATATCGACGTGCTGGTGTTCGAGCAGACCCGGGAACTGGCCGCTGCGGGCCGCGCCCGCATCCTGCGGTCCCTCGATCGCGGTGTGAGCAGCGGGAAGATCACCGAGCGCGAACGCGAACAGGCCGCGTGGCGTCTGCGATTCACCTCCGATCTCGGCGACTTCGCCGACCGCCAGCTGGTGGTCGAGGCGGTGCTAGAGGACGAGAAGGTGAAGACGAGCATCTTCGCCGAGCTCGACAAGGTCGTCACCGACCCCTCGGCCGTGCTGGCCTCCAACACCTCCTCCATCCCGATCATGAAGATCGCGGTCGCCACGGCGAACCCTGAGCGCGTGGTCGGCATGCACTTCTTCAACCCCGTCCCGGTGCTGCCGCTGGTCGAGCTGGTCACCACGCTCAAGACCAGCGAGTCGGTCTCCGTGCGGGCCGAGGCCTTCGCCGGAGACGTGCTCGGCAAGCAGGTCGTCCGGTCGGCGGACCGCTCCGGCTTCGTGGTCAACGCGCTGCTGGTGCCGTACCTGCTGTCGGCGATCCGCATGGTCGAGTCCGGCTTCGCCACCAAAGAGGACGTCGACAAGGCGATGGTGCTCGGCTGTGCCCACCCGATGGGCCCGCTGGCGCTGACCGACCTGGTCGGCCTGGACACGGTGAAGTCCATCGCCGATTCGATGTACGCCGAGTTCAAGGAGCCCCTGTACTCCGCGCCGCCGCTGCTCATGCGCATGGTCGAGGCGGGCCTGCTCGGCAAGAAGACCGGAGCGGGCTTCTACCAGTACCGGGCTTGA
- the aceA gene encoding isocitrate lyase, whose amino-acid sequence MSTTGTPRTAAEIQKDWDTNPRWKGVTRNYTAEQVSKLQGTVVEEHTLARRGSEILWDLVNNEDYINSLGALTGNQAVQQVRAGLKAIYLSGWQVAGDANLSGHTYPDQSLYPANSVPSVVRRINNALLRADEIAKVEGDTAVSNWLAPIVADAEAGFGGALNAYELQKAMIAAGAAGVHWEDQLASEKKCGHLGGKVLIPTQQHIRTLTSARLAADVADVPSVIIARTDAEAATLITSDVDERDREFLDGTRTPEGFFGVKNGIEPCIARAKAYAPYADLIWMETGVPDLEVARKFAEAVRGEFPDQLLAYNCSPSFNWKAHLDDATIAKFQRELGAMGFKFQFITLAGFHSLNYGMFDLAYGYAREGMTAFVDLQEREFKAAAERGFTAIKHQREVGAGYFDTIATTVDPNTSTAALKGSTEEGQFH is encoded by the coding sequence ATGTCGACCACCGGCACCCCGAGGACCGCCGCGGAAATCCAGAAGGATTGGGACACCAACCCCCGCTGGAAGGGCGTCACCCGTAACTACACCGCGGAGCAGGTGTCGAAGCTCCAGGGCACCGTCGTCGAGGAGCACACCCTCGCCCGCCGCGGCTCGGAGATCCTGTGGGATCTCGTCAACAACGAGGACTACATCAACTCCCTCGGCGCCCTCACCGGCAACCAGGCGGTCCAGCAGGTCCGCGCCGGCCTGAAGGCCATCTACCTGTCGGGTTGGCAGGTCGCCGGTGACGCGAACCTGTCCGGCCACACCTACCCCGACCAGTCGCTGTACCCGGCCAACTCGGTTCCGTCCGTGGTCCGCCGCATCAACAACGCGCTGCTGCGCGCCGACGAGATCGCCAAGGTCGAGGGCGACACCGCCGTCTCCAACTGGCTGGCCCCGATCGTCGCCGACGCCGAGGCCGGCTTCGGTGGCGCGCTGAACGCCTACGAGCTGCAGAAGGCCATGATCGCCGCCGGCGCCGCCGGCGTGCACTGGGAGGACCAGCTCGCTTCCGAGAAGAAGTGCGGCCACCTGGGCGGCAAGGTGCTGATCCCGACCCAGCAGCACATCCGCACCCTGACCTCCGCGCGTCTGGCCGCCGACGTCGCCGACGTGCCGTCGGTGATCATCGCCCGCACCGACGCCGAGGCCGCCACTCTGATCACCTCGGACGTGGACGAGCGCGACCGGGAGTTCCTGGACGGCACCCGCACCCCCGAGGGCTTCTTCGGTGTGAAGAACGGCATCGAGCCCTGCATCGCGCGTGCCAAGGCCTATGCCCCCTACGCCGACCTCATCTGGATGGAGACCGGCGTGCCGGACCTCGAGGTCGCGCGCAAGTTCGCCGAGGCCGTCCGTGGCGAGTTCCCGGACCAGCTGCTGGCCTACAACTGCTCGCCGTCCTTCAACTGGAAGGCCCACCTGGACGACGCGACCATCGCGAAGTTCCAGCGTGAACTCGGCGCGATGGGCTTCAAGTTCCAGTTCATCACCCTGGCCGGCTTCCACTCGCTCAACTACGGCATGTTCGACCTGGCCTACGGCTACGCCCGCGAGGGCATGACCGCCTTCGTCGACCTGCAGGAGCGCGAGTTCAAGGCCGCCGCCGAGCGTGGCTTCACCGCCATCAAGCACCAGCGTGAGGTCGGCGCCGGCTACTTCGACACCATCGCCACCACCGTGGACCCGAACACCTCCACGGCGGCGTTGAAGGGCTCCACCGAAGAAGGCCAGTTCCACTGA
- the puuE gene encoding allantoinase PuuE yields the protein MTAGDARDFVGYGPNPPDPKWPGKARIAVQFVLNYEEGGENNVLDGDDHSETFLSEMTPAEAFPNRHMSMESLYEYGSRAGLWRVLRVFERRGLPLTIFAVARAMQRNPEAVAAFRQLGHEIACHGLRWKSYQLTDRDTERAHMAEAVRILTELTGAAPLGWYTGRDSPHTRELVVEHGGFVYDSDSYADDLPYWVRVHGRDHLVVPYTLDTNDMRFASPAGFPTGDQFFAHVRDAFDVLYREGAEGSPKMLSIGLHCRLIGRPARTAALERLLDHVQSYDQVWITRRLDIAEHWRAVHPVNASS from the coding sequence GTGACGGCGGGCGATGCACGGGATTTCGTCGGCTACGGCCCGAATCCGCCGGACCCGAAATGGCCGGGGAAGGCGCGGATCGCCGTTCAGTTCGTACTCAACTACGAAGAGGGCGGCGAGAACAACGTCCTCGACGGTGATGACCACTCCGAAACGTTCCTGTCGGAAATGACGCCCGCGGAGGCGTTTCCGAACCGTCATATGAGCATGGAGTCGCTCTACGAGTACGGTTCACGCGCCGGGCTGTGGCGGGTACTGCGCGTCTTCGAGCGACGCGGCCTGCCGTTGACGATCTTCGCGGTCGCTCGCGCCATGCAACGCAACCCGGAGGCGGTGGCGGCCTTCCGGCAACTCGGCCACGAGATCGCCTGCCACGGTCTGCGCTGGAAGTCCTACCAGCTCACCGACCGCGACACCGAACGGGCGCACATGGCCGAGGCGGTGCGCATCCTCACCGAGTTGACCGGCGCCGCGCCGCTGGGCTGGTACACCGGTCGCGATTCCCCGCACACCAGGGAGTTGGTCGTCGAGCACGGAGGTTTCGTCTACGACTCGGATTCCTACGCCGACGACCTGCCCTATTGGGTGCGCGTGCACGGCCGCGACCACTTGGTGGTGCCCTACACCCTGGACACCAACGACATGCGTTTCGCCTCACCCGCCGGTTTCCCGACCGGCGACCAGTTCTTCGCACACGTCCGCGATGCCTTCGACGTGCTCTACCGCGAAGGGGCGGAGGGCAGCCCGAAAATGCTCTCGATCGGCCTGCATTGCCGCCTCATCGGCCGCCCCGCCCGCACCGCCGCCCTGGAACGCCTGCTCGACCACGTGCAGTCCTACGACCAGGTATGGATCACCCGACGCCTCGACATAGCCGAACACTGGCGCGCGGTGCATCCGGTGAATGCCTCGTCGTGA
- the alc gene encoding allantoicase: MGDRGDDEEFTLLPDLAARPIGGSVIWASDEFFAEKENLINPGPPRFQPSTFGHKGQIYDGWETRRHRGRPGDDSAIVRLGVPGVIRGIVVDTAWFTGNYPPAVSVSALEIEDYPSAESIAARDDWVMLVDRSPVAGDSRNLFSVENEKRWTHVKLTMHPDGGVARLRVHGEGRPDPRLLGLGPLDLAALENGALVLDCSNRFYSSPNQLLYPGRARTMGEGWETARRRDDGNDWVRIRLAGPGLIRLAELDTSYFLGNSPGAARLTGRTNDGTELELLPRTALQPDTRHRFPIAPMAASVEQVRLDIYPDGGLARLRLYGELGA, encoded by the coding sequence ATGGGCGACCGGGGCGACGACGAGGAGTTCACGCTACTGCCGGATCTGGCCGCCCGGCCGATCGGCGGCTCGGTGATCTGGGCGAGCGACGAATTCTTCGCGGAGAAGGAGAATCTGATAAACCCTGGCCCGCCTCGGTTCCAACCGTCCACCTTCGGGCACAAGGGGCAGATCTACGACGGTTGGGAGACCCGCAGACACCGAGGGCGCCCCGGCGACGACTCCGCGATCGTGCGACTCGGCGTGCCCGGCGTGATCCGCGGGATCGTCGTGGACACCGCGTGGTTCACGGGCAACTACCCGCCCGCCGTCTCGGTTTCGGCGTTGGAGATCGAGGACTACCCATCCGCGGAATCCATCGCGGCGCGTGACGATTGGGTGATGCTGGTCGATCGCTCCCCGGTGGCGGGCGACAGCCGCAACCTGTTCTCCGTCGAGAACGAGAAGCGCTGGACGCACGTGAAACTCACCATGCATCCCGACGGCGGCGTGGCCAGGCTGCGGGTGCACGGCGAGGGGAGGCCCGATCCGCGACTACTCGGACTGGGCCCACTGGATCTGGCCGCGCTGGAGAACGGCGCGCTGGTGCTGGACTGCTCCAACCGCTTCTACAGCTCGCCGAACCAGTTGCTGTATCCCGGCCGGGCCCGGACCATGGGGGAGGGCTGGGAGACAGCGCGGCGCAGAGACGACGGCAACGACTGGGTGCGCATCCGCCTGGCCGGTCCGGGACTGATCCGGCTCGCCGAACTCGACACCTCCTACTTCCTGGGCAACAGCCCGGGCGCGGCCCGGCTCACCGGTCGCACCAACGACGGCACCGAGCTGGAGTTGTTGCCGCGCACCGCGCTGCAACCCGATACCAGGCACCGGTTCCCGATCGCACCGATGGCCGCGTCGGTGGAGCAGGTCCGTCTGGATATCTACCCGGACGGCGGGCTGGCGCGGCTGCGGCTGTACGGCGAACTCGGCGCGTGA
- a CDS encoding aldolase, producing MLDGADAELRRRYPGSNGRQQPIHTVYVPADRIAEETPREWGATAVELLDRHHDLLATLDETGSLPDVRKRLEVDPVQDLRIDFEDGYGLRPDAEEDRAAAAAGAALAAWARRSDAPGRSGIRMKGLAGGERRRALRTLDLVLEGAGAVPEGFVFTVPKIRAVQQVTALVQLCVGLERAYGITEGSLRFELQIESPQAIIAADGTAPVASMLSVSEGRCSALHFGTYDYTAACGVAAPDQALDHPAADYAKAVMQVAAAQTGVWVCDGSTQVVPDGDPEAALRNHHRLVARALRRGYYQGWDMHPGHLVTRWLATYDFFRGAIDVAVPRLRDYLARRGGDVVDEPATAEALAATVLRGIQCGARPDAGAPELTEAVLRALAARAPLPTETP from the coding sequence ATGCTCGACGGGGCCGACGCCGAGCTGCGCCGCCGATATCCCGGATCGAACGGGCGGCAGCAACCGATCCACACGGTGTACGTCCCCGCCGACCGGATCGCCGAGGAGACGCCGAGGGAATGGGGCGCGACCGCGGTAGAACTGCTCGACCGCCACCACGACCTGCTGGCCACGCTCGATGAGACGGGTTCGCTGCCCGACGTGCGCAAACGGCTGGAAGTGGACCCGGTCCAGGATCTGCGCATCGACTTCGAGGACGGCTACGGCCTGCGCCCCGACGCCGAGGAGGATCGCGCGGCCGCGGCGGCGGGCGCCGCGCTCGCGGCCTGGGCGCGGCGTTCGGACGCACCGGGCCGCAGTGGCATCCGGATGAAGGGTTTGGCCGGCGGTGAGCGTCGTCGCGCGCTGCGCACACTCGACCTCGTGTTGGAGGGCGCGGGCGCGGTACCAGAGGGTTTTGTCTTCACGGTGCCGAAAATTCGCGCTGTGCAGCAAGTCACGGCTCTGGTGCAGTTGTGCGTCGGGCTGGAGCGTGCGTACGGCATCACCGAAGGCAGCCTGCGCTTCGAGCTGCAGATCGAGAGTCCGCAGGCGATCATCGCCGCGGACGGCACCGCGCCGGTGGCCTCGATGCTCAGTGTTTCCGAGGGACGTTGCAGCGCGTTGCATTTCGGCACCTACGACTACACCGCCGCCTGTGGCGTCGCCGCGCCGGACCAAGCGCTCGACCACCCGGCCGCCGATTACGCGAAGGCGGTCATGCAGGTGGCCGCCGCGCAGACCGGGGTGTGGGTGTGCGACGGCTCCACTCAGGTCGTGCCCGACGGCGACCCGGAAGCCGCGTTGCGCAACCATCACCGCCTGGTCGCGCGAGCGTTGCGACGCGGGTACTACCAGGGCTGGGACATGCACCCGGGTCACCTGGTCACGCGCTGGCTGGCCACCTACGACTTCTTCCGCGGGGCCATCGACGTGGCGGTTCCGCGCCTGCGGGACTACCTGGCGCGGCGCGGAGGCGACGTCGTCGACGAGCCCGCCACCGCGGAAGCGCTGGCCGCCACCGTACTGCGCGGCATCCAATGCGGCGCCCGTCCGGACGCGGGGGCTCCGGAACTGACCGAGGCGGTGTTGCGCGCCTTGGCGGCACGCGCGCCGCTGCCGACGGAGACGCCGTGA
- a CDS encoding molybdopterin-dependent oxidoreductase, which translates to MRLEVDGRPVEIEALPGQCLRTVLRDSGNLAVKKGCDSGDCGACSVLVDGSTVHSCVFPAYRAAGRSVTTAAGLGTPERPHPVQRRFIDNAAFQCGFCTAGMVVTAAGLGCGADERAERSGDELAELMKGNLCRCTGYRAIRAALGEPLTPDDPAAVAPDPTATTTVGAGAGVGAPAGPRIVCGGEPFTLDLPSAAVLAADHPRSGDAATTPPTAPLHIAVLTSPHPHARIRSIDTAAAEALPGVHAVLTHADAPDLPFSTARHELRTDDPDDTYVLDRTVRFVGQRVAAVVADSVALARAGCRLLVVDYEVLPAVFDPREALGADAPKLHVDKPDSARIADPGRNLVAELHGEVGDVEAGLAAAAHVVRGVWHSPRGQHVHLETHGGVGWLDDAGRLVIRCSTQVPFLVRDELCRLFGLPPTRVRVFAARVGGGFGAKQEMLAEDLIALAVLRTGRPVQYEFTRSDEFTSATCRHPMRVAVTAGADAQGVLTALAVDVLADTGAYGNHSGGVMYHGVGESVELYRCANKRVDAQAVYTNNVPSGAFRGYGLGQVIFAVESALDELAHALGMDPFELRRRNVVAPGDRFVGAAVNESDLEFGSYGLDQCLDLAERALLRGNDVHAPGPQWRVGTGMAAAMIATIPPRGHRSAATASLLPDGRYEIRVGTAEFGNGTTTVHAQLAATALDTEVARIVVRHADTDLVGFDTGAFGSTGIVVAGKAVYAAACALRGLLLARAAELSGVPEGDCVLTSGGVHCGDRLLDARELLTGGDLTAHAEHGGSPRSVSFNVHAFRVAVHPATGSVRILQSIQAADAGTVLNPVQCRGQVEGGAAQAIGTALYEDMRSARGVVGARTLRHYHVPQFADVPRTEVYFADTADALGPLGAKSMSESPYNPVAPALANAIRDAVGVRLDRLPMTADRIWAALREKGSR; encoded by the coding sequence ATGCGGTTGGAGGTGGACGGCAGGCCAGTCGAGATCGAGGCGCTACCGGGGCAGTGCCTGCGTACGGTGCTGCGGGACAGCGGCAACCTGGCGGTGAAGAAGGGATGTGACTCGGGCGATTGCGGGGCCTGCTCGGTGCTGGTCGACGGATCGACGGTGCACTCCTGCGTCTTTCCCGCCTACCGGGCCGCCGGACGTTCCGTCACCACCGCCGCCGGGCTCGGGACCCCCGAGCGCCCGCACCCCGTGCAGCGGCGATTCATCGACAACGCCGCATTCCAATGCGGGTTCTGCACCGCGGGCATGGTGGTCACGGCCGCGGGACTGGGGTGTGGGGCCGATGAGCGCGCCGAGCGGTCAGGGGACGAACTCGCCGAACTGATGAAGGGAAACCTCTGCCGCTGCACGGGTTACCGTGCTATCCGCGCCGCCCTGGGTGAGCCGCTCACCCCGGACGACCCCGCCGCCGTCGCCCCCGATCCCACCGCGACGACCACCGTGGGCGCGGGTGCGGGAGTCGGCGCCCCGGCCGGACCCCGCATCGTCTGCGGCGGCGAGCCGTTCACCCTGGACCTCCCATCGGCCGCCGTTCTCGCTGCCGACCACCCCCGATCGGGCGATGCCGCCACCACACCGCCGACCGCCCCGCTGCATATCGCGGTGCTGACGAGTCCGCATCCCCATGCGCGAATCCGCTCGATCGACACCGCCGCGGCCGAGGCCCTGCCGGGCGTGCACGCGGTGCTCACCCATGCCGACGCGCCGGACCTGCCGTTCTCCACCGCGCGGCACGAGCTGCGCACCGACGACCCCGACGACACCTATGTGCTCGACCGGACCGTCCGATTCGTGGGGCAGCGGGTGGCCGCGGTAGTGGCCGACAGCGTCGCGCTCGCCCGTGCGGGGTGCCGGCTGCTGGTCGTCGACTACGAGGTCCTGCCCGCGGTGTTCGACCCCCGGGAGGCGCTGGGCGCGGACGCTCCGAAACTGCACGTCGACAAGCCGGATTCGGCCCGCATCGCCGATCCGGGCCGCAACCTGGTCGCCGAACTGCACGGTGAGGTGGGCGACGTCGAGGCAGGCTTGGCCGCCGCGGCTCACGTCGTGCGGGGCGTATGGCATTCGCCGCGCGGGCAGCACGTGCACTTGGAGACGCACGGCGGGGTCGGATGGCTGGATGACGCCGGGCGGCTGGTCATCCGGTGCAGCACCCAGGTTCCGTTCCTCGTCCGCGACGAACTGTGCCGCCTGTTCGGTCTGCCGCCGACGCGGGTGCGGGTGTTCGCGGCCAGGGTCGGCGGCGGGTTCGGCGCGAAACAGGAAATGCTGGCCGAGGACCTGATCGCGCTGGCCGTGCTGCGCACCGGCAGGCCGGTGCAGTACGAGTTCACGCGTTCGGACGAGTTCACCTCCGCGACGTGCCGGCACCCGATGCGGGTCGCGGTGACGGCGGGGGCCGACGCGCAGGGCGTGCTGACCGCCTTGGCCGTCGACGTGCTCGCCGACACCGGCGCCTACGGCAACCACAGCGGCGGGGTGATGTATCACGGCGTCGGCGAGTCGGTGGAGCTGTACCGCTGCGCCAACAAGCGGGTGGACGCACAGGCGGTGTACACCAACAACGTTCCTTCCGGAGCGTTCCGCGGGTACGGGCTCGGGCAGGTGATCTTCGCGGTGGAGTCGGCCTTGGACGAACTCGCGCACGCGCTGGGCATGGACCCGTTCGAATTGCGCCGCCGCAACGTCGTGGCGCCCGGCGACCGGTTCGTCGGCGCGGCGGTGAACGAAAGCGACCTCGAGTTCGGCAGCTACGGCCTCGACCAGTGTCTCGACCTCGCCGAACGGGCGCTGCTGCGCGGCAACGACGTGCACGCGCCTGGCCCGCAGTGGCGAGTGGGCACCGGCATGGCCGCCGCGATGATCGCGACCATCCCGCCGCGCGGGCACCGGTCGGCGGCTACGGCGTCGCTGCTACCCGACGGACGCTACGAGATCCGAGTCGGCACCGCAGAGTTCGGCAACGGCACCACCACCGTGCACGCCCAGCTCGCGGCCACCGCGCTGGACACCGAGGTCGCTCGCATCGTGGTCCGGCACGCCGACACCGATCTGGTCGGCTTCGACACCGGCGCGTTCGGGTCCACCGGCATCGTGGTCGCCGGCAAAGCCGTGTACGCGGCGGCGTGCGCACTGCGGGGACTGCTCCTGGCCAGAGCGGCCGAACTGTCGGGTGTTCCGGAGGGCGACTGCGTGCTGACCTCCGGCGGCGTGCACTGCGGTGACCGGCTGCTCGACGCGCGGGAGCTGCTGACCGGCGGCGACCTCACCGCCCACGCCGAGCACGGGGGCAGCCCGAGGTCGGTGAGCTTCAACGTGCACGCCTTCCGCGTGGCCGTGCACCCCGCCACCGGCTCGGTGCGCATCCTCCAGTCGATCCAGGCCGCCGACGCGGGCACGGTGCTCAATCCGGTGCAGTGCCGCGGGCAGGTGGAGGGAGGTGCGGCGCAGGCCATCGGCACGGCGCTGTACGAGGACATGCGCAGTGCGCGCGGGGTGGTGGGTGCGCGAACCCTGCGGCACTACCATGTGCCACAGTTCGCCGACGTGCCGCGCACGGAGGTGTACTTCGCCGACACGGCCGACGCGCTCGGCCCGTTGGGCGCCAAGTCGATGAGCGAGTCGCCGTACAACCCGGTGGCGCCCGCGCTGGCCAACGCGATTCGCGACGCGGTCGGCGTGCGGCTGGACCGGTTGCCGATGACCGCGGACCGGATCTGGGCCGCGCTGCGCGAGAAGGGGTCACGATGA